A genomic region of Thunnus maccoyii chromosome 13, fThuMac1.1, whole genome shotgun sequence contains the following coding sequences:
- the smg6 gene encoding telomerase-binding protein EST1A, producing MANELDRVRISAAELRAEASNSVNITDCQKAEEHQEPHTQKQHKRREGKHPDLQRYHPVPGHGRRHRESEEGETGQSEGCVPLASDSHVYDQTSKSKDDNKSVSDTVLERHGCTDGGMSTNKRDENRMRGDGSNTQNCRKDTHPHAKTEVNQDKDFVENDREHQEPSGAAKPTKKARKPDREFYQPGSRRSIQGKDCGVGREQDKPPPRKHDQKIDPESQCSTEEKERKQKTCIQKQGGKDKDVKGIQENVKLAKSSETNRKQGSRDVEKPPLPLDATVEKLTSKVERLSVKEKGKVGAEGQDDEEASCRSGEKTDKGRRGQGGGTKEEEEKVEKKREKGNRRRRGGEREKERNQDSRRGDDEVSGGGKSDRGKAEKERDKRSLEADRDNKPGKTGETHQSKGRENRRERESRRGDNNNNNRSRDVEKDAKTERNVDRAVERSDRNKSNANITTPTSKRYSKSDIRRSRNRTYSSSSASSVTSLDGPGLGKNAEGSKWLRLESRHNNKEGMANSGEGRRSHLQSWTTNGESSTESLEGSEMSDIVEDRRRRRGGGEEELSAERRREERNRPKGNKGGGRGILRVSLEKQAVPSSHSGDAQHRKQGLVPRGRGGGILVLPARTDISNSPEVGQRLFGGIRGGAACRSRGGRGGGVRRLWDPNNPDQKPALTRTQSSQHSSLQQPIYLQSGAGYGQLHFLDTDDEVSGSPPVPQGEHFRSQQAAAMAYYKFQNSDNPYCYPMATSNPHNPSTTTSQRYTYPYHMGPYQMAPPNGVYPGPAVGQFCGSYRGAGYSQPGAGGGLPFEEVEQQARGELGRLLRAADAQELQLSNLLSRDRVSADGLDRMAQLRADLLGLYEQVILTDIELSDSQNVDQALWKHVFYQVIERFRQLLKDPTFDNTPHIRNMLLTLLDEGALFFDALLQKLQTVYQFKLEDYMDGMAIRARPLRKTVKYALISAQRCMICQGDIARYREQASDSANYGKARSWYLKAQQIAPKNGRPYNQLALLAVYTKRKLDAVYYYMRSLAASNPILTAKESLMSLFEEAKRKTEQLERRRRQECEGGSRGPAVRGRGRGEEGARMEIWIRPSGQAATPSSQRGGSESSRDSEQDGELSSLSASDLNKRFILSFLHAHGKLFTKVGMESFPGVASRVLQEFRTLLQHGPSLLGSTHMLQIITINMFTIHNAQCRGEEEEVRSVLQEQSTALGLGMFALLVQRCTELLRDIPAEPVSMADGEEEGKGEELEGMVKVSAFPLDLRELLPSIKVWSDWMLGHPDQWNPPPCNIDCSPDVWQCLADLCNVLARVDHGEVPLYKVDSDEVEGDEELTVLQLKEDRLLAGFVPLLAAPQEPCYIDKHTDMAIAADCKRVTVLKYFLEALCGQEEPLLAFKGGKYISVATSPPSNHSMDTRSRQDSLTEKEADDVIVEAESSLSTSEGEEDVEEAGDSENDIRQLKARRHALANKLAQQQKRRDKIQAVLQTGGQLELEVRPLFLVPDTNGFIDHLGGLKKLLQCGTYIIVVPLIVITELDGLAKGQDNFGGGLGSGGRSTGSRSNYNVSAAHVRAVQEKARLAVVFLEKGFESREPCLRALTSRGNQLESIAFRSEDTSGQQGNNDDVILSCCLHYCKDKAKDFMPDQRNGTVRLQREVVLLTDDRNLRVKALTHNVPVRDIPAFLSWAKVG from the exons ATGGCGAACGAACTGGACAGAGTGCGAATCTCAGCTGCGGAACTCCGAGCTGAAGCGTCGAATTCAGTCAATATTACTGACTGTCAGAAAG CGGAAGAGCATCAGGAGCCTCACACACAGAAGCAACACAAGAGACGTGAAGGAAAGCATCCCGATCTGCAGCGCTACCATCCGGTGCCTGGGCATGGACGGCGTCACCGTGAAAGTGAGGAGGGAGAGACTGGTCAAAGTGAAGGCTGTGTTCCCCTGGCCTCTGATTCACATGTCTATGATcaaacatcaaaatcaaaagatGACAATAAGAGTGTCTCTGATACAGTTTTGGAGAGACATGGGTGCACAGATGGTGGGATGAGTACCAACAAAAGGGATGAAAACAGAATGAGAGGTGATGGTAGTAATACTCAGAACTGTAGAAAGGACACCCACCCACATGCTAAAACAGAAGTAAATCAGGATAAGGACTTTGTTGAAAATGACAGAGAACATCAGGAACCTTCTGGAGCTGCTAAGCCAACAAAGAAAGCCCGCAAACCAGACAGAGAATTTTATCAACCTGGGAGCCGGAGGAGCATCCAGGGAAAGGACTGTGGAGTTGGAAGAGAGCAGGATAAGCCTCCCCCGAGAAAGCATGACCAGAAAATTGATCCAGAATCCCAGTGTAGtacagaggaaaaggagaggaaacaaaaaacatgtatacAAAAACAGGGAGGGAAAGACAAAGATGTAAAAGGTATtcaggaaaatgtaaaattggCTAAATCCagtgagacaaacagaaagcaaGGAAGCCGAGATGTGGAAAAACCTCCATTACCCTTGGATGCTACAGTAGAGAAACTTACTAGCAAAGTAGAAAGACTCAGTGTCAAAGAAAAGGGCAAAGTGGGAGCTGAAGGCCAAGATGATGAAGAGGCAAGTTGCAGGAGTGGGGAAAAAACTGATAAGGGGAGGAGAGGCCAAGGGGGTGGaacaaaagaggaggaagaaaaggtggagaagaaaagggaaaagggaaatcgcaggagaagaggaggggagagggaaaaagagaggaatCAGGACTCCAGAAGAGGAGATGATGAAGTAAGTGGTGGAGGAAAGAGTGACCGGGGAAAAGCTgagaaggaaagagacaaaagatCATTAGAGGCCGATAGAGATAACAAACCAGGTAAGACAGGAGAGACACACCAAagcaaaggaagagagaatcgcagagaaagagaaagcagaagaggggacaacaacaacaacaaccggTCCAGAGATGTTGAGAAAGATGCtaagacagaaagaaatgtaGACAGAGCCGTAGAAAGAAGTGATAGAAACAAATCCAATGCAAACATCACAACACCAACCTCAAAGCGCTATTCCAAATCAGATATTCGACGCTCACGGAATCGAACTTACAGCAGTAGCTCAGCCAGCAGTGTGACCAGCCTGGACGGTCCTGGACTAGGGAAGAATGCAGAGGGCTCCAAATGGTTACGCTTGGAGTCCAGGCACAATAACAAAGAGGGGATGGCTAATAGCGGAGAGGGACGAAGGAGTCATTTACAGAGCTGGACAACCAACGGGGAATCATCTACCGAATCACTGGAAGGAAGTGAGATGAGTGACATAGTAgaggacagaaggaggagaaggggaggTGGGGAGGAAGAGCTGAGTGCAGAGAGGCGGagggaagaaagaaacagaccAAAGGGAAACAAAGGTGGAGGTCGTGGAATCCTAAGGGTTTCTCTTGAGAAACAGGCAGTTCCCTCGTCGCATAGTGGAGATGCACAACATCGCAAACAAGGCTTGGTTCCTCGTGGCAGAGGTGGGGGTATCCTGGTGCTTCCAGCCCGCACCGACATCTCTAATTCACCTGAGGTTGGGCAAAGGCTTTTTGGTGGAATTAGGGGAGGAGCAGCCTGCAGGAGTAGAGGAGGCAGGGGAGGAGGAGTGAGACGACTTTGGGATCCAAATAACCCTGACCAGAAACCTGCTCTTACCCGCACCCAGTCCTCCCAGCATTCATCTCTCCAACAGCCTATATATCTTCAGTCAGGCGCTGGATATGGACAACTTCACTTTCTGGACACTGACGACGAGGTATCAGGCAGTCCTCCAGTCCCACAAGGTGAGCATTTCCGATCCCAGCAGGCTGCTGCCATGGCCTACTACAAGTTCCAAAACTCTGACAACCCCTACTGCTATCCAATGGCCACCAGCAACCCACATAATCCCAGCACCACCACCAGCCAGCGCTATACATATCCTTATCACATGGGGCCCTACCAAATGGCTCCACCTAATGGTGTGTACCCAGGCCCTGCTGTGGGTCAGTTCTGTGGTAGTTATAGGGGCGCAGGTTATTCCCAGCCAGGTGCAGGAGGTGGTTTGCCATTTGAAGAGGTGGAGCAACAAGCAAGAGGGGAGCTGGGGAGGCTGCTGAGGGCTGCAGATGCACAAGAGCTCCAGCTCAGTAACCTGCTGTCCAGGGACAGAGTGAGTGCAGATGGACTGGATCGCATGGCCCAGCTCAG agctgaCCTTTTGGGGCTATATGAGCAGGTCATCCTGACAGACATTGAACTGTCAGACTCTCAGAACGTGGATCAGGCTTTGTGGAAGCATGTCTTTTACCAAGTCATAGAACGCTTCAGGCAGCTACTCAAAGACCCCACCTTTGACAACACCCCTCATATCAGGAACATGCTGCTCACGCTGCTGGATGAG GGAGCACTATTCTTTGATGCGCTGCTTCAGAAGCTGCAAACAGTATACCAGTTTAAGCTAGAAGATTACATGGATGGCATGGCTATCAGGGCTCGGCCATTACGCAAAACG gTAAAGTATGCACTAATCAGTGCTCAGCGCTGTATGATTTGTCAAGGAGATATAGCACGTTACCGGGAACAAGCCAGTGACTCTGCCAACTACGGCAAGGCCCGCAG CTGGTACCTGAAAGCCCAGCAGATTGCCCCCAAAAATGGACGACCATATAATCAGTTGGCTTTGCTGGCAGTCTATACT AAGCGGAAGTTGGATGCTGTGTATTATTACATGCGCAGCTTGGCAGCCTCTAACCCCATCCTGACTGCAAAGGAAAGCCTGATGAGTCTGTTTGAGGAAGCTAAGCGCAAG ACAGAGCAGCTGGAGCGACGGAGGAGACAGGAGTGTGAAGGAGGCTCCAGGGGTCCAGCAGTAAGGGGAcgaggaagaggggaggagggtgcACGTATGGAGATTTGGATTCGCCCCAGCGGACAAGCAGCAACCCCATCCTCACAGAGAGGAGGTAGTGAGTCCAGCAGAGATTCTGAACAGGATGGAGAGctgagcagtctcagtgctagTGAT CTAAATAAGAGGTTCATTCTGAGTTTCCTGCATGCACATGGAAAGCTCTTCACTAAAGTGGG CATGGAATCCTTCCCTGGAGTGGCAAGCCGTGTTCTGCAGGAGTTCAGGACGCTGCTCCAGCATGGTCCTTCTCTTCTGGGcagcacacacatgctgcaGATCATCACCATCAACATGTTCACCATACACAATGCCCAGTGCAGAG gtgaagaagaagaagtgcgGTCTGTTTTACAAGAGCAAAGCACTGCTCTGGGTCTCGGCATGTTTGCGCTATTGGTGCAGCGCTGCACAGAGTTGCTCAGAGATATTCCTGCag AACCAGTATCCATGgcggatggagaggaggagggtaaAGGGGAGGAGCTGGAGGGTATGGTGAAGGTCTCTGCCTTCCCATTGGACCTTAGAGAACTACTCCCAAGCATCAAGGTCTGGTCTGACTGGATGTTGGGACACCCAGACCAGTGGAACCCACCACCCTGCAATATAGA TTGCAGCCCTGACGTTTGGCAGTGCCTGGCTGACCTGTGTAACGTCCTGGCACGTGTGGACCATGGGGAGGTGCCGCTGTACAAAGTCGACAGTGATGAAGTCGAGGGAGACGAGGAGTTGACTGTACTGCAGTTGAAGGAGGACAGGCTGCTGGCTGGCTTTGTGCCACTGCTTGCTGCACCCCAGGAGCCCTGTTACAttgacaaacacactgacatg GCAATAGCAGCAGACTGTAAGAGAGTGACAGTGCTGAAGTACTTTCTGGAGGCTTTGTGTGGACAGGAAGAGCCTCTGCTGGCGTTCAAAGGAGGCAAATACATCTCCGTGGCAACTTCTCCTCCATCTAACCACTCAATGGATACAAGGAGCAGGCAGGATTCTCTAACAGAGAAAGAG gctgatgatgtcatcgtcGAGGCAGAGTCATCACTCTCCACATccgaaggagaggaggatgtcGAGGAGGCAGGAGACAGTGAGAATGATATCAGACAGCTGAAGGCGCGACGCCACGCCCTCGCCAACAAACTGGCACAACAGCAGAAACGCAGGGATAAAATACAG GCGGTGCTGCAGACAGGCGGACAGTTGGAGCTGGAAGTGAGGCCGCTCTTTTTGGTTCCAGATACCAACGGATTCATTGATCATTTGGGCGGACTGAAGAAGCTCCTCCAATGTGGAACATACATAATAGTTGTGCCACTCATCG TGATTACAGAGTTAGATGGCTTGGCTAAAGGCCAGGACAACTTTGGTGGAGGACTGGGGTCAGGAGGCCGCAGCACAGGTAGTCGCAGCAACTACAATGTTAGTGCAGCCCATGTGCGGGCCGTGCAGGAGAAGGCCCGGTTGGCAGTGGTTTTCCTAGAGAAAGGGTTTGAATCCAGGGAACCGTGCCTCAGAGCCCTTACAAGCAGAGGAAATCAGCTGGAGTCTATTGCCTTCCGCAGCGAAGACACGTCTGGACAACAG GGTAATAATGACGATGTGATCCTGTCCTGCTGTCTCCACTATTGCAAAGACAAGGCAAAAGACTTCATGCCTGATCAGAGAA atgggaCAGTGAGGCTGCAAAGAGAGGTGGTACTCCTTACAGATGACCGTAACCTACGTGTCAAAGCTTTGACACACAACGTCCCAGTCCGAGACATCCCTGCTTTCCTCAGCTGGGCCAAAGTGGGCTGA